In Candidatus Methanosphaera massiliense, the following are encoded in one genomic region:
- the mmp10 gene encoding methyl coenzyme M reductase-arginine methyltransferase Mmp10 (Mmp10 (methanogenesis marker protein 10) is a cobalamin-requiring radical SAM methyltransferase that creates the methylarginine modification to methyl coenzyme M reductase.): MQIMADIGGIPGKNCRGFCEYCYFKNVRDKKILGCKNCPPGQIGCPHCTTDTNMKRDYLQPFNVLASLQNNIFQTELSRDTMVNITGDGDVSCYPHLLELSKGIHDMGFPIHLGYTSGKGIDDPDLVDKLTNNGVIETTYTVFSTDPVLRKKWMHDPTPEASIEALKRFCETCDVHAASIIIPGVNDGEELARTCEQLESWGAKALILMRFANTRNQGLILNSDPIVPGVKPQPIQEFEQLVRDTAREYNLRVTGTPVCDPETDAPYAISKDKNKEYLDILTKIRAEATIITSKISAPYIEKILTNLEATDYVNVIGTEQEIACLITEEDLRAIDLNEVKDTVIIPGRCFVHDLRAEEIFRRDGNFRLIHRGPDMLTADGEMSGTLTKNDVLKQELIAFEDLIELINYMGVHR; this comes from the coding sequence ATGCAAATAATGGCCGATATTGGAGGAATACCTGGTAAAAACTGTAGAGGTTTTTGTGAATATTGTTATTTTAAAAATGTTAGAGATAAGAAGATACTAGGCTGTAAAAACTGTCCGCCAGGACAAATAGGTTGTCCTCATTGTACCACTGATACAAACATGAAACGAGACTATCTACAGCCATTTAATGTACTGGCATCATTACAAAACAATATTTTTCAAACAGAACTCTCAAGAGACACTATGGTAAACATTACTGGTGATGGTGATGTTAGTTGTTATCCTCATTTATTAGAATTATCAAAAGGAATACATGACATGGGATTTCCAATACACCTGGGATATACTAGTGGTAAAGGTATAGATGACCCTGATCTTGTGGATAAATTAACCAATAATGGAGTTATCGAAACTACATACACTGTTTTCTCCACAGATCCTGTATTAAGAAAGAAGTGGATGCATGACCCGACACCTGAAGCATCAATCGAAGCACTGAAAAGATTCTGTGAAACCTGTGATGTTCATGCTGCTTCAATAATAATACCTGGAGTTAATGATGGTGAAGAACTAGCAAGAACATGTGAACAACTAGAATCATGGGGTGCTAAAGCATTAATATTAATGAGATTTGCAAATACAAGAAATCAAGGACTAATCCTGAATAGTGACCCTATAGTTCCTGGTGTTAAACCCCAGCCAATACAAGAATTTGAACAATTAGTAAGAGACACAGCACGTGAATATAATTTAAGAGTTACAGGAACTCCTGTATGTGACCCAGAAACAGATGCTCCTTATGCAATATCAAAAGATAAAAATAAAGAATACCTGGATATTCTTACAAAAATAAGAGCCGAGGCCACAATAATTACTAGTAAAATATCAGCACCATACATAGAAAAAATACTGACAAATCTGGAAGCAACAGACTATGTCAATGTTATAGGAACAGAACAAGAAATTGCATGTCTAATTACAGAAGAAGACTTGAGAGCAATTGACTTAAATGAAGTTAAAGATACTGTGATAATTCCTGGAAGATGCTTTGTACATGATTTGCGTGCAGAGGAAATTTTCAGACGTGATGGAAATTTCCGTCTTATTCATAGAGGACCAGACATGTTAACTGCTGATGGAGAAATGAGTGGAACATTAACAAAGAATGATGTTCTTAAACAGGAATTAATAGCATTTGAAGATTTAATTGAATTAATAAATTACATGGGCGTACATAGATAA
- the mcrC gene encoding methyl-coenzyme M reductase I operon protein C has protein sequence MIGKSTHIVDCRETRGIGEGGGIAQRGTYAQCGDDLLAVAMSPGRRHITKPVCEITFALREANIQTSTLVLNAGSGVPRDTPTGGGNGLFGVTPKEISQMGRHKVVLIHFGGVKNHIIYKAKHVLKNINKPVIIISQYPVDFEDFAKIGVKTAAVMPEKPETQGTIVELITDVIRGESCTQQKLDEIIDKVENTIEKYGY, from the coding sequence ATGATTGGAAAAAGTACTCATATTGTTGATTGTAGGGAAACAAGAGGAATAGGTGAAGGTGGTGGAATAGCACAGCGTGGAACATATGCTCAATGTGGAGATGATTTGTTAGCTGTGGCTATGTCACCAGGTCGTAGACATATTACAAAACCAGTTTGTGAAATTACTTTTGCATTAAGAGAGGCTAATATTCAAACCAGTACTTTAGTTCTTAATGCTGGTTCAGGGGTTCCTAGAGACACACCTACTGGTGGAGGTAACGGTCTATTTGGAGTTACACCTAAAGAAATTTCACAGATGGGTAGGCATAAAGTAGTGTTAATACACTTTGGCGGAGTAAAAAATCATATTATTTATAAGGCAAAACACGTACTGAAAAATATTAACAAACCTGTTATAATTATTTCACAGTATCCTGTTGACTTTGAAGATTTTGCAAAAATTGGAGTTAAAACTGCTGCTGTAATGCCTGAAAAACCAGAAACACAGGGAACAATTGTTGAATTAATAACTGATGTAATTCGTGGAGAATCCTGTACTCAACAAAAATTAGATGAAATAATCGATAAAGTTGAAAATACAATTGAAAAGTATGGGTATTAA
- the mtrE gene encoding tetrahydromethanopterin S-methyltransferase subunit E: MDIVYNLCLVTLMGFLAILAGMFEDLESDVASTSNPNSQVQLAPQVGNLHKLFNRAVSGEPLLVGTMATIAGSITYVLLQINQPVLLSILLATIITTIIQAIFSVTSYMGRITSQALYNQPLFMDVIYKHVPVAAAHAFINLFSITTLAYLMIYVLQPAIPLTLPIATLLLGVSLGSIGSAVGDIHYGAEKLYQHHKYGSGIPVSVNGDITTRDSLGSRNSLDVVKFCSKFAGPITGLCFGIIIFLNFWIFLVFGVQIGLVVGFIIVLLILGLNYLLERRSRSIYGEYEK; encoded by the coding sequence ATGGATATAGTATATAATCTATGTTTAGTTACTCTGATGGGATTTTTAGCAATCTTAGCTGGTATGTTTGAGGATTTGGAATCTGATGTAGCATCAACAAGTAATCCAAATTCTCAGGTTCAACTAGCACCACAGGTAGGTAATTTACATAAATTATTTAACAGAGCAGTATCTGGAGAACCATTGCTTGTTGGTACAATGGCAACTATAGCTGGATCTATTACTTATGTATTATTACAAATAAATCAACCAGTACTATTGTCAATATTATTAGCAACTATTATAACAACAATAATACAAGCTATTTTTTCAGTTACTTCATACATGGGACGTATAACAAGTCAAGCATTATATAATCAACCATTGTTTATGGATGTCATATATAAACATGTTCCTGTAGCTGCAGCACATGCTTTCATAAACTTATTTTCAATTACAACACTAGCTTATCTAATGATTTACGTCTTACAACCAGCAATTCCATTAACATTACCTATTGCAACATTGTTATTAGGTGTTTCATTAGGTTCTATCGGGTCTGCTGTTGGAGATATTCACTATGGTGCTGAAAAACTATATCAACATCATAAGTATGGTTCAGGAATACCTGTATCTGTTAATGGTGATATAACAACAAGAGATTCATTAGGTTCTAGAAATTCATTGGATGTAGTTAAATTCTGTTCTAAATTTGCTGGACCAATAACAGGGCTTTGTTTTGGAATAATTATATTCCTTAATTTTTGGATATTCCTAGTTTTCGGAGTACAAATAGGATTAGTTGTAGGATTTATAATAGTTCTACTAATATTAGGATTAAATTACTTATTAGAACGTAGGTCTCGTTCTATATATGGAGAATATGAAAAATAA
- the mtrD gene encoding tetrahydromethanopterin S-methyltransferase subunit D: MMIELLISIIIGSTIIGIGVHFIPVGGAPAALSTTAGIPTGAPMITIGMGITGILAATSVIGQPEYIIIMSGAIGSMIMMAVTMLFSNMIHVYGVGVPPASANFEKDPITGFQQEPYVSPGTTGHGIPTISFVSGLIGSFLGGVGGSLAFWAIYNELNLKQVYSTMACGSVSAILAIMLFFVIAVVASYNIGGTIQGFYDKKFKSKIISGTISCFIMSIILAVVYALILGGL; the protein is encoded by the coding sequence ATGATGATTGAATTATTAATAAGTATAATAATAGGATCAACAATTATTGGTATAGGTGTTCATTTCATACCTGTAGGTGGTGCACCAGCTGCACTATCAACAACTGCTGGTATACCTACAGGAGCTCCAATGATAACAATTGGAATGGGAATCACAGGAATATTAGCTGCTACAAGTGTTATTGGACAACCAGAATATATTATTATCATGTCTGGTGCAATAGGTTCCATGATAATGATGGCAGTAACTATGCTATTTTCTAACATGATACATGTTTATGGTGTGGGAGTTCCACCAGCATCAGCCAACTTTGAAAAAGATCCAATCACAGGTTTCCAGCAAGAGCCGTATGTTAGTCCAGGTACAACAGGTCATGGAATACCAACAATATCATTCGTAAGTGGTTTGATTGGTTCATTTCTAGGTGGTGTCGGTGGTTCACTTGCATTTTGGGCAATATATAATGAATTAAATTTAAAACAAGTATATTCAACAATGGCATGTGGATCAGTATCAGCTATTTTAGCAATAATGTTATTCTTTGTTATTGCTGTTGTAGCATCATATAATATTGGTGGTACTATTCAGGGATTTTATGATAAGAAATTCAAATCAAAAATAATATCAGGTACTATTTCATGTTTTATCATGTCTATTATATTAGCAGTAGTATATGCATTGATTTTAGGGGGTCTGTAG
- the mtrC gene encoding tetrahydromethanopterin S-methyltransferase subunit MtrC, which translates to MADDLIPHQIITLVSLAGGLICIYASNISSIGGIFSIIATILGVVYGTNTLRHVGKYSLGTGVPSIVYMLTACGLISSIVGISLSLFVDQSMLFPIISVVIAGLIGLSISLICKYVFNIQVEILSKSFMSIAIATTITIMAMSTLVLSSSDANMIYHYVIENGLIILFMIITVMAIQNPYNSCMGPNEDQYRTLSLAIANAFLMLMVISIISVVSNGYWYVYLVISLIGWIISIRKYFQYTKQQAASVRWYGLWPKNDEEEF; encoded by the coding sequence ATGGCTGATGATTTAATTCCACATCAGATTATAACACTAGTATCACTTGCCGGTGGTTTAATATGTATCTATGCAAGCAATATCTCATCAATTGGGGGTATTTTCTCAATCATAGCTACAATATTGGGTGTTGTTTATGGAACAAATACACTCAGACATGTGGGTAAGTATAGTTTAGGTACTGGAGTACCTTCTATTGTTTACATGTTAACTGCATGTGGTCTAATAAGTTCTATTGTAGGTATTTCATTATCCCTGTTTGTAGATCAGTCAATGCTATTTCCAATAATTAGCGTAGTAATTGCTGGATTAATTGGTTTATCAATCTCATTAATATGTAAATACGTATTTAATATACAGGTTGAAATATTATCAAAATCTTTCATGTCTATTGCTATTGCTACTACAATCACTATAATGGCAATGTCAACACTAGTATTATCTTCTTCAGACGCTAATATGATATACCACTATGTTATAGAAAATGGGTTAATAATATTGTTTATGATTATAACAGTAATGGCTATACAAAATCCGTATAATTCATGCATGGGACCAAATGAAGACCAATATAGAACATTATCTCTAGCAATAGCTAATGCATTTTTAATGTTGATGGTTATTTCAATTATAAGTGTGGTTAGTAATGGTTATTGGTATGTTTATCTAGTGATATCACTTATCGGATGGATTATAAGTATTAGAAAATACTTCCAATACACTAAACAACAAGCAGCATCAGTAAGATGGTATGGATTATGGCCTAAAAATGATGAGGAGGAATTTTAA
- the mtrB gene encoding tetrahydromethanopterin S-methyltransferase subunit MtrB: protein MVDNSKVIIDDDLVMDVNTGVIGSKSSIKSEGVSFPIDDVISEIDRLESAIDDLESSLDSRTTSNLSENNRNGVYRKAGLLTNVVIGVIIALIILILIV from the coding sequence ATGGTTGATAACTCAAAAGTTATAATTGATGATGACCTTGTTATGGATGTTAATACTGGAGTCATTGGGTCTAAATCAAGTATAAAATCAGAGGGAGTATCATTTCCAATAGATGATGTTATATCTGAAATCGATAGATTAGAAAGTGCAATAGATGATTTGGAATCCTCCTTAGATTCTAGGACAACATCTAATTTATCAGAAAATAATAGGAATGGAGTATATAGAAAAGCAGGATTATTAACAAATGTGGTTATAGGAGTAATAATTGCATTGATAATATTAATATTAATAGTCTAA
- the mtrA gene encoding tetrahydromethanopterin S-methyltransferase subunit A — MVEDMEVVQGWPLETGDYDVGDSSSPVAVVSLGSKMNEELVNAGAAIAGPLHTENLGIEKFVANVISNSNIRYVVICGSEVQGHITGKTVEALYENGIDSDKKSIIGSPGAIPFVENLSVEAVERFQRQVSLISMIDNENLDEISAKIQECIDEDPEVFPEEPMVVELSESEEDEEIEEDEVEYSSQGTGNVDSSALRLLEIEDRIRLMNNEVKEIGSLEKINSGYYAGKIEGIVLGFILTLILLIVIMIGWV; from the coding sequence TTGGTAGAAGATATGGAAGTTGTACAAGGTTGGCCTCTAGAAACTGGAGATTATGATGTTGGTGATTCTAGTAGTCCAGTAGCAGTTGTATCATTGGGTTCAAAAATGAATGAAGAACTTGTAAATGCTGGAGCTGCTATTGCAGGACCATTACATACAGAAAATCTAGGAATAGAAAAATTTGTTGCAAATGTTATTTCTAATTCAAATATTCGTTATGTTGTGATATGTGGTTCAGAAGTACAGGGTCATATAACTGGTAAAACTGTTGAGGCTTTATATGAAAATGGTATTGATTCTGATAAGAAATCTATCATAGGTTCACCTGGAGCAATACCTTTTGTGGAAAATTTATCTGTTGAAGCAGTAGAGCGATTTCAAAGACAAGTGTCTCTTATCAGTATGATAGATAATGAGAATTTAGATGAAATATCTGCTAAGATACAGGAATGTATAGATGAAGATCCTGAAGTTTTTCCTGAGGAACCGATGGTTGTTGAGTTAAGTGAATCTGAGGAAGATGAAGAAATAGAAGAGGATGAAGTTGAATATAGTTCTCAGGGAACAGGTAATGTTGATTCATCAGCTTTAAGATTACTTGAAATAGAAGACCGTATAAGGTTAATGAATAATGAAGTTAAGGAAATTGGCAGTCTTGAGAAAATAAATTCAGGGTATTATGCAGGAAAAATAGAGGGTATAGTTCTTGGTTTTATATTAACCTTAATCCTTCTAATTGTAATAATGATAGGTTGGGTTTAA
- a CDS encoding tetrahydromethanopterin S-methyltransferase subunit F, with amino-acid sequence MKKTMNNIGELVDSIEYRAQLIGRNQRLISGVESTRISGILIGFICTLIIVGIPILYYSGGF; translated from the coding sequence ATGAAAAAGACAATGAACAATATTGGTGAATTGGTAGATTCAATAGAGTATAGAGCCCAGTTAATTGGAAGAAACCAAAGATTAATTAGTGGTGTGGAGAGTACTCGTATAAGTGGTATATTAATTGGATTTATATGTACATTAATCATTGTAGGTATACCTATATTATACTATAGTGGGGGCTTTTAA
- the mtrG gene encoding tetrahydromethanopterin S-methyltransferase subunit MtrG produces the protein MSDNIKEDLEQINERLDKLEERLEESHGEFSQKTGKSIGRDIGFLYGIIIALIVVIILMKLTII, from the coding sequence ATGTCTGATAATATAAAAGAAGATCTTGAACAAATTAATGAACGTTTAGATAAGTTAGAGGAAAGACTAGAAGAGTCTCATGGTGAATTTTCTCAGAAAACTGGAAAAAGTATTGGAAGAGATATAGGATTTTTATATGGTATAATAATAGCACTAATTGTAGTGATTATATTAATGAAACTCACAATAATTTAG
- the mtrH gene encoding tetrahydromethanopterin S-methyltransferase subunit H produces the protein MFKFEQKQEVFDVYGVKIGGQPGEYPTVLAGTIFYAGHNIISDENKGIFDKDKAETLLNTMDEMTDLTGNPNIVQIFGATPEALLKYIDFVTSISDAPFLIDSTSADARIAGAKHVTESGLAERTIYNSINMSIDTEEIEAITNSDITSSIILGFNPTQPGVEGKIELWDNGAGILEKGLLEIADDCGIFKPLMDVAVTPLGQGGGSAIKATINEKSKWGYPAGSGVHNVPSAWDWIKKYKKEYPEVWPVCDVGANIVQQMAGGDFVLFGPIENTRKAFTACAMTDMFIAEANEAIGINPIDSHPYKNLL, from the coding sequence ATGTTTAAATTTGAACAAAAACAAGAAGTATTTGATGTTTATGGTGTAAAGATAGGTGGACAGCCTGGTGAATATCCAACTGTATTAGCAGGTACAATTTTTTATGCTGGTCATAATATTATATCTGATGAGAATAAGGGAATTTTTGACAAGGATAAGGCAGAAACTCTATTAAATACTATGGATGAAATGACAGATTTAACAGGAAATCCTAATATAGTACAAATATTCGGAGCAACACCTGAAGCTTTACTTAAATATATAGATTTTGTAACATCAATATCTGACGCACCATTTCTTATAGATTCAACATCAGCAGATGCAAGAATAGCCGGAGCAAAACATGTAACAGAATCAGGATTAGCAGAAAGAACCATATATAACTCTATAAACATGTCCATAGACACGGAAGAAATCGAAGCAATAACAAACTCAGACATAACCTCATCAATAATACTAGGATTTAATCCAACTCAACCAGGTGTTGAAGGAAAAATAGAATTATGGGACAATGGAGCAGGTATTCTAGAAAAAGGATTACTGGAAATAGCTGATGATTGTGGTATATTCAAACCTTTAATGGATGTTGCAGTAACACCTCTAGGACAAGGAGGAGGAAGTGCAATAAAAGCAACAATAAATGAGAAAAGTAAATGGGGTTATCCTGCTGGTAGTGGAGTACATAATGTACCATCAGCATGGGATTGGATTAAAAAATATAAAAAGGAATATCCTGAAGTATGGCCTGTATGTGATGTAGGAGCTAACATTGTCCAGCAAATGGCTGGTGGAGACTTTGTATTATTCGGTCCAATAGAAAATACTAGAAAAGCATTCACAGCATGTGCAATGACAGACATGTTTATAGCTGAGGCTAACGAGGCAATAGGCATTAATCCAATAGATTCACATCCATATAAAAATTTATTATGA
- a CDS encoding methanogenesis marker 14 protein, with protein sequence MTLDKVTIPRISPNDIKDQFFTVLSVELGNTTIKSIIMTTNIKTNKNYQLNKMVRLTRDIRLPSPSEEIFGHTIWDKPLSKEAIEEAISSIILDSLAEINLSVSDLDFVVRSTGVVAISGLSSEVGSIIKALSDGCLKAGVKPAQMTAPFSINNIPKHIRKFSFFNNIQFDGSVVSVSSPESIGRVANEMEGELVTAGLKLASKGSVIDYRNPVISVDMGTTLAGQVIDNHKPYASLTCNYVGLAGGISDIILRDCEIIEDNHSTIDLTFTENNNGYDEVLLHENTLKLHEYIDIMEVPPEVNEFGSVAVDSTKIKQSKIKVIGSRINNTEKLVDTFNNIIENFDNNQVMLQIDDMYAFLIKRLMDKTNELNLIKQDTTLGITGRAGITGYKPYFIEQYLKEDFDNILFAQDGLALGALMMARCMNSLGTPSNPVGGSRRGMCIMQQRIKNNKIRKF encoded by the coding sequence ATGACACTAGATAAAGTTACAATACCTAGAATATCACCTAACGATATAAAGGACCAATTCTTCACAGTTTTATCAGTAGAACTAGGAAATACAACTATTAAGTCTATAATTATGACTACAAATATTAAAACTAATAAGAATTATCAGTTGAATAAGATGGTACGTTTAACTAGGGATATAAGACTGCCATCACCATCAGAGGAAATATTCGGTCATACAATATGGGATAAACCGTTATCAAAAGAAGCTATAGAAGAAGCAATATCAAGCATAATTCTTGATTCATTAGCTGAAATCAATTTATCTGTAAGTGATTTGGACTTTGTAGTTAGATCAACAGGTGTTGTTGCTATTTCTGGTTTATCTAGTGAAGTAGGATCTATTATCAAAGCATTATCCGATGGTTGTTTGAAGGCAGGAGTTAAACCTGCACAAATGACTGCCCCATTTTCTATAAATAATATTCCAAAACATATACGTAAATTCTCATTTTTTAATAATATACAGTTTGATGGATCAGTTGTCAGTGTATCTTCACCAGAATCAATAGGCAGAGTCGCTAATGAGATGGAGGGGGAATTAGTTACAGCTGGTTTAAAGCTTGCTAGTAAAGGTTCTGTGATAGATTATCGTAATCCTGTGATATCTGTGGATATGGGGACTACTCTTGCCGGACAAGTGATTGATAATCATAAACCTTATGCAAGTTTAACCTGTAATTATGTTGGACTGGCTGGCGGTATCTCTGATATTATTTTGAGAGATTGTGAAATTATAGAAGATAATCATTCAACAATTGACTTAACATTTACTGAAAATAATAATGGATATGATGAGGTATTGTTACATGAAAATACTCTTAAATTACATGAATATATTGATATCATGGAAGTTCCTCCGGAAGTTAATGAATTTGGTTCTGTTGCTGTAGATTCCACGAAGATAAAACAATCAAAAATCAAAGTTATAGGTTCAAGAATTAATAATACCGAAAAATTAGTAGATACATTTAATAACATAATAGAAAACTTTGATAACAATCAGGTCATGTTACAAATAGATGATATGTATGCATTTTTAATAAAACGGTTAATGGATAAAACTAATGAATTAAATCTCATAAAACAAGATACAACACTAGGAATAACTGGAAGAGCAGGAATAACAGGATATAAACCTTATTTCATAGAACAATATTTGAAAGAAGATTTTGATAATATTTTATTTGCACAGGACGGATTAGCATTAGGTGCATTAATGATGGCAAGATGTATGAATTCCTTAGGTACGCCATCTAATCCAGTAGGCGGATCTAGAAGGGGCATGTGTATAATGCAGCAAAGAATTAAAAATAATAAAATAAGAAAATTCTGA
- a CDS encoding zinc metalloprotease HtpX codes for MLENLKTALLLGIMSAILVVVCGAIGSIFSLGSFGIFIGFIFAIIMNFVSYFYSDKIALSSYNARIVSEQEAPNLHRIIGELSNQAGIKKPRVAIIESNTPNAFATGRNQSHAAVAVTTALLQILNEDELRGVLSHELGHIKNRDILISSVAATLAGMIVAIADWGRYAVFFAIDDDAGSILGSLLIAILGPIAATLIQLSISRSREYKADATGAQICGNPHALAEALRKLEFANINMPMTDAKSTDAHMFIINPLTNIGGALQKLFSTHPSTADRIKRLEGMAVSQQY; via the coding sequence ATGTTAGAAAATCTGAAAACAGCATTATTATTAGGAATAATGTCTGCAATACTTGTAGTAGTCTGTGGAGCTATCGGAAGTATTTTTAGCTTAGGTAGTTTTGGTATCTTCATAGGATTTATATTTGCAATTATTATGAATTTCGTATCATATTTCTATTCTGATAAAATTGCATTATCCTCATATAATGCACGTATTGTGTCAGAGCAAGAAGCACCAAATCTTCATAGAATCATTGGTGAACTATCAAATCAGGCAGGCATTAAAAAACCAAGAGTAGCAATAATCGAGTCTAATACTCCTAATGCTTTTGCAACAGGACGTAATCAAAGTCACGCAGCAGTAGCAGTTACAACAGCCCTTCTTCAAATACTAAACGAAGACGAGTTACGTGGAGTATTATCACACGAACTAGGACATATAAAAAACAGAGATATTCTAATAAGTTCTGTGGCAGCAACCCTTGCAGGTATGATTGTAGCTATTGCTGACTGGGGAAGATATGCAGTATTTTTCGCAATCGATGATGATGCAGGTAGTATTTTAGGATCATTATTAATAGCAATTCTTGGTCCGATAGCTGCAACATTAATACAGTTATCTATTAGCAGATCACGTGAATACAAGGCTGATGCAACTGGTGCCCAGATATGTGGTAATCCTCATGCTTTAGCAGAGGCACTTAGAAAACTAGAATTTGCTAATATTAATATGCCTATGACTGATGCTAAATCAACAGATGCACATATGTTTATAATAAATCCACTTACTAATATAGGTGGTGCATTACAGAAATTATTTTCAACTCATCCAAGTACAGCTGATAGAATAAAAAGATTAGAAGGAATGGCTGTTAGCCAACAATACTAA
- a CDS encoding NTP transferase domain-containing protein — protein sequence MTTALVMAGGKGSRMDSDCEKPMIKVKGKPMVTHVLDALTSSKYIDKIIVAVSPNTPFTEKYLEDFPVIIIKTKGNGYVEDLSDILSDRKYVEEDEVVMTLVADLPFITSEHIDDVLDHYYDRDKPAMCVSVPANLFDKYNLTPTLVFEGLVPTGVNVVLANTKEQDQTIYISNSVELAFNVNTLDDLDISNHHAKKE from the coding sequence ATGACAACGGCGTTAGTAATGGCTGGTGGAAAAGGCAGTAGAATGGATTCCGATTGTGAGAAACCTATGATTAAAGTTAAGGGTAAGCCAATGGTTACACATGTATTAGATGCTTTAACAAGTTCTAAATATATAGATAAAATTATTGTAGCTGTGAGTCCTAACACTCCTTTCACTGAGAAATATCTGGAAGATTTCCCAGTTATAATAATAAAAACTAAAGGTAATGGATATGTGGAAGATTTGTCAGATATTCTTTCTGACAGAAAATATGTTGAGGAAGATGAAGTTGTAATGACTCTTGTAGCAGATTTACCTTTTATAACTTCAGAACATATAGACGACGTGTTAGATCATTATTATGATAGGGATAAACCTGCTATGTGTGTTTCAGTACCAGCAAATTTATTTGATAAGTATAATTTAACTCCAACATTAGTCTTTGAGGGATTAGTACCTACAGGTGTTAATGTAGTGTTAGCTAATACTAAGGAACAAGATCAAACAATCTATATATCAAATAGTGTAGAATTAGCTTTTAATGTTAATACACTTGATGATTTAGATATCTCTAATCATCATGCTAAGAAGGAGTAA
- a CDS encoding PRC-barrel domain-containing protein, producing MAKERELIKGEEKLWADIRGYQVATSSARILGELEELTIDEKTGKITDIIIKTDSERNVNVKGAKRNGDLLIVPFGKVEKVGEFIIISG from the coding sequence ATGGCAAAAGAAAGGGAATTAATAAAAGGCGAAGAAAAATTATGGGCAGATATCAGAGGATATCAAGTTGCAACAAGTAGTGCACGTATTCTAGGAGAACTAGAAGAATTAACTATCGATGAAAAAACTGGTAAAATTACAGATATTATCATAAAAACAGACAGTGAAAGAAATGTTAATGTTAAAGGTGCTAAACGTAATGGCGACTTGTTAATTGTTCCATTTGGTAAAGTTGAAAAAGTCGGTGAATTTATTATTATCTCTGGATAA